One genomic segment of Amycolatopsis granulosa includes these proteins:
- a CDS encoding low temperature requirement protein A has protein sequence MSVAPANRRYRVWYRPMAARDRDEEHRVATPLELLFDLCFVVAVGQAAGELHHALSDNHVGHGVLSFLLVFFAIWWGWVNFTWFASAFDTDDGPYRLLTFVQIGGALVVAAGVSRAFADDFTVIVIGYVLMRLAMVAQWLRAAASEPECRPTALRFAAGITVVQAGWVARIAVPESWLLPSFLVLAAAEMLVPVWAERPAPTRWHRHHIAERYGLFTLIVLGETVFGATNAVREAIDTGHDLLDLVLLALAGLVLVFAMWWLYFDQPGHQRLAQFRQGFAWGYGHYLIFTSAAAVGVGIEVALDRMTGAAHTPGLVAALATTLPVAVFLVSVWLLHVGPRNECRPIAIAFPLAAVLVLAASLTPVPVYLTALIAAALVATTVIAAHGEPVSD, from the coding sequence ATGTCCGTGGCACCGGCGAACCGGCGGTACCGGGTCTGGTACCGGCCGATGGCTGCGCGCGACCGCGACGAGGAACACCGCGTCGCGACCCCGCTGGAGTTGTTGTTCGACCTGTGCTTCGTCGTCGCGGTCGGTCAGGCCGCGGGCGAGCTGCACCACGCGCTGTCGGACAACCACGTCGGCCACGGGGTGCTCAGCTTCCTGCTGGTGTTCTTCGCGATCTGGTGGGGCTGGGTCAACTTCACCTGGTTCGCGTCCGCGTTCGACACCGACGACGGCCCCTACCGGCTGCTCACGTTCGTCCAGATCGGCGGCGCCCTGGTGGTCGCCGCCGGGGTGAGCCGGGCGTTCGCCGACGACTTCACCGTCATCGTGATCGGCTACGTGCTGATGCGCCTGGCGATGGTCGCCCAGTGGTTGCGCGCCGCCGCGAGCGAACCGGAGTGCCGGCCCACGGCGTTGCGGTTCGCCGCCGGCATCACGGTCGTCCAGGCGGGCTGGGTGGCACGCATCGCCGTGCCGGAGTCGTGGCTGCTGCCCAGCTTCCTGGTGCTCGCCGCGGCCGAGATGCTGGTGCCGGTGTGGGCCGAGCGGCCGGCACCCACCCGCTGGCACCGGCACCACATCGCCGAACGGTACGGCCTGTTCACGCTGATCGTGCTCGGCGAGACGGTGTTCGGCGCCACCAACGCCGTCCGGGAGGCCATCGACACCGGACACGACCTGCTCGACCTGGTGCTGCTCGCGCTCGCCGGGCTGGTGCTGGTGTTCGCGATGTGGTGGCTGTACTTCGACCAGCCCGGCCACCAGCGGCTGGCCCAGTTCCGGCAGGGCTTCGCCTGGGGCTACGGCCACTACCTGATCTTCACCTCGGCCGCCGCCGTCGGCGTGGGCATCGAGGTGGCGCTGGACCGCATGACCGGCGCCGCGCACACGCCGGGCCTGGTCGCCGCACTGGCCACGACGCTGCCGGTGGCCGTGTTCCTGGTCAGCGTGTGGCTGCTGCACGTGGGGCCGCGCAACGAGTGCCGCCCCATCGCGATCGCCTTCCCGCTCGCCGCGGTGCTCGTGCTGGCGGCGTCGCTCACCCCGGTGCCGGTGTACCTGACCGCCCTGATCGCCGCGGCGCTGGTGGCCACCACCGTGATCGCCGCCCACGGCGAACCGGTCAGCGACTGA
- a CDS encoding MFS transporter, with protein MGLLDVSIVNVALPSIQKGIGGNAGTAQWVVSGYALAFGLVLVSGGRLGDALGRRRMFLIALAAFVAMSAFAGAAPTGEVLVIARLLQGCAAGMLTPQNSGLIQDLFQGPERGKAFGAFGSVVGISTAVGPVLGGLIIAVFGEEHGWRWVFYVNVPIGVLAFVLALRLVPRAEGRPARLRHEIDFLGVLLLGAAVLCVLLPLVESEQQGLRRLWWLFGVAVVVGFAFVWWERRVVRRGRPPLMDVRLFTETPGYAPGAAIGAVYFCGFAGIWLVFALFFQQGLGYSPLESGLAVTPFAVGAAVSAAVAGRFVARWGRRLTVSGLSLVACGLGVVALLAWLAPGQNLGLVVALPLLAAGIGGGMVISPNTTLTLECVPTSMAGVAGGALQTGQRIGTAIGTAVLASVFRAVVPATHGDFPGALAVSMLCAVGFVVVALGLGIAELRARRVRGSDDQSPRATPAAPYE; from the coding sequence ATGGGCCTGCTCGACGTGAGCATCGTCAACGTGGCCCTGCCCTCGATCCAGAAGGGCATCGGCGGGAACGCGGGCACCGCGCAGTGGGTGGTGTCCGGATACGCGCTGGCGTTCGGTCTGGTCCTGGTGTCGGGCGGCCGGCTGGGGGACGCGCTGGGCCGGCGCCGCATGTTCCTCATCGCCCTGGCGGCGTTCGTGGCGATGAGCGCGTTCGCCGGTGCCGCGCCCACCGGTGAGGTGCTGGTGATCGCGCGGCTGCTCCAGGGTTGCGCGGCCGGGATGCTCACGCCGCAGAACAGCGGCTTGATCCAGGACCTGTTCCAGGGCCCGGAACGGGGCAAGGCGTTCGGCGCGTTCGGCTCGGTGGTCGGCATCTCGACCGCGGTCGGGCCGGTCCTGGGCGGGCTCATCATCGCGGTGTTCGGCGAGGAGCACGGCTGGCGCTGGGTGTTCTACGTCAACGTGCCGATCGGCGTGCTGGCGTTCGTCCTGGCGTTGCGGCTGGTGCCCCGCGCGGAGGGCCGCCCCGCCCGGCTGCGGCACGAGATCGACTTCCTCGGGGTGCTGCTGCTCGGCGCGGCCGTCCTGTGCGTCCTGCTGCCGCTCGTGGAGTCCGAGCAGCAGGGTCTGCGCCGCCTGTGGTGGTTGTTCGGGGTGGCGGTCGTGGTCGGGTTCGCGTTCGTGTGGTGGGAACGGCGCGTGGTGCGGCGCGGCCGCCCGCCGCTGATGGACGTGCGGCTGTTCACCGAAACCCCGGGTTACGCGCCGGGCGCGGCGATCGGCGCGGTGTACTTCTGCGGGTTCGCCGGGATCTGGCTGGTGTTCGCCCTGTTCTTCCAGCAAGGTCTGGGGTACTCGCCGCTGGAGTCCGGTCTCGCCGTCACCCCGTTCGCCGTCGGCGCCGCCGTGTCGGCCGCGGTGGCGGGCCGGTTCGTCGCCCGGTGGGGCCGCCGCCTCACCGTCAGCGGCCTGTCCCTCGTCGCGTGCGGGCTGGGGGTGGTCGCGCTGCTGGCGTGGCTCGCCCCCGGGCAAAACCTCGGGCTGGTCGTCGCGCTGCCCCTGCTCGCCGCCGGGATCGGGGGCGGGATGGTCATCTCGCCCAACACCACGCTCACCCTGGAGTGCGTGCCGACGAGCATGGCCGGGGTGGCCGGGGGAGCACTCCAGACCGGGCAGCGGATCGGCACGGCGATCGGCACGGCGGTGCTCGCCTCGGTCTTCCGCGCGGTCGTGCCGGCCACGCACGGCGATTTCCCGGGCGCGCTCGCGGTGTCGATGCTGTGCGCCGTCGGGTTCGTCGTCGTGGCGCTGGGTCTCGGAATCGCGGAACTGCGGGCCCGGCGGGTACGCGGCTCTGACGATCAATCACCGAGAGCTACTCCTGCTGCTCCATATGAGTGA
- a CDS encoding acyl-CoA dehydrogenase family protein: MVDQPKVTEQEARAVAEEARESGWRKPSFAKELYLGRFRLDLVHPHPRADPAAAAKAGAFLTRLREYAETLDGTVIEREARIPDEYVKGLAELGCFGIKIPEEYGGLGLSQVTYNRALALLASVHPTLGVLLSAHQSIGVPEPLKLAGTPEQKAKFLPRCAEGAVTAFLLTEPDVGSDPARLATTATPTGDGAYLLDGVKLWTTNGVVAELVVVMARVPRGEGHRGGITAFIVEMDSPGITVERRNAFMGLRGIENGVTRFHQVRVPADAVVGGEGKGLKIALATLNTGRLSIPSMCAGAGKWCLKIAREWSAARVQWGKPIAEHAAVANKISFIAATTYALESVQELSGHMSDEGRNDIRIEAALAKLYASEMSCKIADELMQIRGGRGYETAESLAARGERAAGVEQLVRDLRINRIFEGSTEIMHLLIAREAVDAHLAAAGALAEADAGLPAKAKAAAKASGFYAKWLPQLVAGRGQVPTSFAEFGQLAPHLRYVERTARKLARSTFYGMARWQAGLEQRQGFLGRIVDIGAELFAMSAACVRAEMQRQDDKREGEAAYELADVFCRQARLRIEALFEKLWHNTDDADRRLTGRVLDGAHTWLEEGVLDPSEGTGPWIADWRAGASTEHSVARRYATG, from the coding sequence GTGGTTGATCAGCCGAAGGTGACGGAGCAGGAAGCCCGCGCGGTCGCCGAGGAGGCCCGGGAGAGCGGCTGGCGCAAGCCGTCGTTCGCCAAGGAGCTCTACCTGGGGCGCTTCCGGCTCGACCTGGTCCACCCGCACCCCCGGGCCGACCCGGCCGCCGCCGCGAAGGCCGGGGCGTTCCTCACCCGCCTGCGCGAGTACGCCGAGACGCTCGACGGCACGGTGATCGAGCGGGAGGCGCGCATCCCGGACGAGTACGTCAAGGGCCTGGCCGAGCTGGGATGCTTCGGGATCAAGATCCCCGAGGAATACGGCGGGCTGGGGCTGTCGCAGGTCACCTACAACCGGGCGCTCGCGCTGCTCGCCTCGGTGCACCCGACGCTGGGCGTGCTGCTGTCGGCGCACCAGTCGATCGGCGTGCCGGAGCCGCTCAAGCTCGCCGGCACGCCCGAACAGAAGGCGAAGTTCCTGCCGCGCTGCGCGGAAGGCGCGGTCACCGCCTTCCTGCTCACCGAGCCGGACGTGGGGTCCGACCCGGCGCGACTGGCCACCACGGCGACGCCCACCGGCGACGGCGCCTACCTGCTCGACGGCGTCAAGCTGTGGACCACCAACGGTGTGGTGGCCGAACTGGTCGTGGTGATGGCGCGGGTGCCGCGCGGCGAGGGGCACCGGGGTGGGATCACCGCGTTCATCGTGGAGATGGACTCGCCGGGCATCACCGTGGAGCGGCGCAACGCGTTCATGGGCCTGCGCGGCATCGAGAACGGTGTCACCCGTTTCCACCAGGTGCGGGTGCCCGCGGACGCCGTTGTCGGCGGCGAGGGCAAGGGGCTGAAGATCGCGCTCGCCACCCTGAACACCGGGCGCCTGTCGATCCCGTCGATGTGCGCGGGCGCGGGCAAGTGGTGCCTGAAGATCGCGCGCGAGTGGTCCGCGGCGCGCGTGCAGTGGGGCAAACCGATCGCGGAGCACGCGGCGGTGGCGAACAAGATCTCGTTCATCGCGGCCACGACGTACGCGCTGGAGAGCGTGCAGGAGCTGTCCGGCCACATGAGCGACGAGGGCCGCAACGACATCCGCATCGAGGCCGCGCTGGCGAAGCTGTACGCGAGCGAGATGTCCTGCAAGATCGCCGACGAGCTGATGCAGATCCGCGGCGGCCGCGGTTACGAGACCGCCGAGTCGCTCGCCGCGCGCGGGGAGCGGGCGGCCGGGGTCGAGCAGCTGGTGCGCGACCTGCGGATCAACCGCATCTTCGAAGGCTCGACCGAGATCATGCACCTGCTCATCGCGCGCGAGGCGGTCGACGCGCACCTCGCGGCGGCCGGGGCACTGGCGGAGGCCGACGCCGGCCTGCCGGCGAAGGCGAAGGCCGCCGCGAAGGCCAGCGGGTTCTACGCGAAGTGGTTGCCGCAGCTGGTTGCCGGCCGCGGGCAGGTGCCCACCTCGTTCGCCGAGTTCGGGCAGCTCGCCCCGCACCTGCGCTACGTCGAGCGGACGGCGCGCAAGCTGGCGCGGTCCACGTTCTACGGGATGGCGCGGTGGCAGGCCGGGCTGGAACAACGGCAGGGTTTCCTGGGGCGGATCGTGGACATCGGGGCCGAACTGTTCGCGATGTCGGCCGCGTGCGTCCGGGCGGAGATGCAGCGCCAGGACGACAAACGGGAGGGCGAGGCCGCCTACGAACTGGCCGACGTCTTCTGCCGGCAGGCGCGACTGCGGATCGAGGCGCTGTTCGAGAAACTGTGGCACAACACCGACGACGCCGACCGCCGGCTGACCGGCCGCGTCCTCGACGGCGCCCACACCTGGCTCGAAGAAGGCGTGCTGGACCCGAGCGAGGGCACCGGCCCGTGGATCGCCGACTGGCGGGCGGGAGCCTCCACCGAGCACAGCGTGGCCCGCCGCTACGCGACCGGCTGA
- a CDS encoding patatin-like phospholipase family protein, protein MVDLPRPVGFVLGGGGSLGAMQVGMLRALTEAGIRPDLVVGTSVGSLNGAVLALDPDDAGERLRKTWSHMTRHEAFPGGVLSQVRTLRHSKTHLFANIGLATIVDDHLGPGTTFEDLALPLGVVATVVDTGEARLFTSGELRPPLLASAAIPGIYPPVEHEGRLLYDGGLVANVPMRQALALGARSLVVLDCAFPGQIPSPPQTFAEVLMYTAMVSMRNQAVLEAPIAAAEVPVVYLPGPRPVRLSPLDFSRTDELTDLAYEAARIYLREITVDGPGLYGGPGVKVM, encoded by the coding sequence ATGGTGGACCTTCCCCGTCCGGTCGGGTTCGTGCTCGGTGGTGGCGGCAGCCTGGGCGCGATGCAGGTCGGCATGCTCCGCGCCCTCACCGAGGCCGGGATCCGGCCGGACCTCGTCGTCGGCACGTCCGTCGGGTCGCTCAACGGCGCGGTCCTCGCTCTGGACCCGGACGACGCGGGCGAGCGGCTGCGCAAGACGTGGAGCCACATGACCCGCCACGAGGCGTTCCCGGGCGGGGTGCTCAGCCAGGTCCGCACCCTGCGGCACAGCAAGACGCACCTGTTCGCGAACATCGGGCTGGCCACGATCGTCGACGACCACCTCGGCCCGGGCACCACCTTCGAGGACCTCGCGCTGCCGCTGGGCGTCGTCGCGACCGTGGTGGACACCGGGGAGGCGCGGCTGTTCACCTCCGGCGAGCTGCGGCCGCCGCTGCTGGCCAGCGCGGCGATCCCGGGGATCTACCCACCGGTCGAGCACGAGGGCCGGCTGCTCTACGACGGCGGGCTGGTCGCGAACGTGCCCATGCGGCAGGCGCTCGCGCTCGGCGCCCGCTCGCTGGTCGTGCTCGACTGCGCCTTCCCCGGCCAGATCCCGTCGCCACCGCAGACGTTCGCCGAGGTGCTGATGTACACGGCGATGGTGAGCATGCGCAACCAGGCCGTGCTGGAGGCGCCGATCGCCGCGGCGGAGGTGCCGGTCGTGTACCTGCCCGGCCCGCGTCCGGTCCGGCTCAGCCCGCTGGACTTCAGCCGCACCGACGAGCTGACCGACCTCGCCTACGAGGCGGCACGCATCTATCTGCGGGAGATCACCGTCGACGGTCCCGGCCTCTACGGCGGCCCCGGCGTGAAGGTGATGTGA
- a CDS encoding L,D-transpeptidase translates to MTVKKTLLSTRRAPITAGLLAVALFLSACTSGDQGNTSNGGTAAPANSGQAAVTVSIEPANGTNISPATPIVVKAANGTLTDVTVQNTAKHTTVKGQLSADKTTWTSSEPLGYASTYTVDARGADSAGKTVDQQGQITTVAPAKQANPNLIPAPGAVAQTGVGVGQPIVFQFSYGVKNKADVEKQLSVVSNPPQQGSWYWIDDKNVHYRPKEYWQPGTTLTVSAKIYGVDFGNGVYGAEDRTETYHVHDSWIAKADGNTEQMQILHNGQVVKTMPISMGKDATPTHLGPHVISFKAETYHMDSCTYGVCKGDPNWYSSDEKWSERISNDGEFVHENPNSVGAQGSSNVSHGCINLNAENAQWFFHNMGLGDVVEVTNSGGQALPVWDLYGDWALSWDKWQQGSALK, encoded by the coding sequence ATGACAGTCAAGAAGACTTTACTTTCCACCCGCAGGGCGCCGATCACGGCCGGACTGCTCGCCGTGGCGCTCTTTCTGTCGGCCTGCACTTCCGGTGATCAGGGCAATACGAGCAACGGCGGTACAGCCGCGCCGGCGAACTCCGGACAGGCCGCGGTGACCGTGTCCATCGAACCCGCGAACGGCACGAACATCAGCCCCGCCACGCCGATCGTGGTGAAGGCGGCCAACGGCACGCTCACCGACGTGACGGTCCAGAACACCGCCAAGCACACCACGGTCAAGGGCCAGCTCTCGGCCGACAAGACCACCTGGACCTCGTCGGAACCGCTGGGCTACGCCAGCACCTACACCGTCGATGCGCGCGGCGCGGACAGCGCCGGCAAGACGGTCGACCAGCAGGGCCAGATCACCACGGTGGCACCGGCCAAGCAGGCCAATCCGAACCTGATCCCCGCGCCGGGCGCGGTCGCCCAGACGGGGGTGGGCGTCGGTCAGCCGATCGTCTTCCAGTTCAGCTACGGGGTGAAGAACAAGGCCGACGTGGAAAAGCAGCTTTCGGTGGTGTCGAACCCGCCGCAGCAGGGCTCCTGGTACTGGATCGACGACAAGAACGTGCATTACCGGCCGAAGGAGTACTGGCAGCCAGGCACCACGCTGACCGTGTCGGCGAAGATCTACGGCGTCGATTTCGGCAACGGTGTCTACGGCGCGGAGGACCGCACCGAGACCTACCACGTGCACGACTCCTGGATCGCCAAGGCCGACGGCAACACCGAGCAGATGCAGATCCTGCACAACGGACAGGTGGTGAAGACGATGCCCATTTCGATGGGCAAGGACGCCACCCCGACCCACCTGGGCCCGCACGTCATCTCGTTCAAGGCCGAGACCTACCACATGGACTCGTGCACCTACGGCGTCTGCAAGGGCGATCCGAACTGGTACAGCTCGGACGAGAAGTGGTCCGAGCGCATCTCCAACGACGGCGAGTTCGTGCACGAGAACCCGAACAGCGTGGGGGCGCAGGGCAGTTCCAACGTCTCGCACGGCTGCATCAACCTCAACGCCGAGAACGCCCAGTGGTTCTTCCACAACATGGGCCTGGGCGACGTCGTGGAGGTGACCAACTCGGGCGGGCAGGCGCTGCCGGTGTGGGACCTCTACGGCGACTGGGCGCTGTCCTGGGACAAGTGGCAGCAGGGCAGCGCGCTCAAGTGA